The following are encoded in a window of uncultured Flavobacterium sp. genomic DNA:
- a CDS encoding SIS domain-containing protein, with protein MYVVNKDLLNSLEKNIYSILIKEIKQNNTLSIIDAASICGCSPSKISKFVQKLGFKNYKEYLAFISGNAFTVIPNENERLNKFLDNFNSEIIEHFAAYLQKFEKIILFGYGPSFIAGQYFEYKLRNLLEIPICAVAHETSINDLLSKNNLVIIFSVTGQFKSFKELYENVILKNSKVAFILEEGRTEFLETYDYTITLSNYLQNPELLPHEKTRTTFFAFIEAVIKQLETPSFEKKLQKKVKKVKDDF; from the coding sequence ATGTATGTTGTAAATAAAGATCTACTCAACTCTCTGGAAAAAAATATTTATTCCATTCTGATCAAAGAAATAAAACAAAACAACACACTATCTATTATAGATGCTGCCTCAATTTGCGGTTGCTCACCTTCTAAAATTTCAAAATTTGTGCAGAAGCTGGGATTCAAAAACTATAAAGAATATCTAGCTTTTATTAGTGGAAATGCCTTTACTGTAATCCCTAATGAAAATGAACGCTTAAATAAATTTCTAGATAACTTCAATTCTGAAATCATTGAGCACTTCGCTGCATATCTTCAAAAATTCGAAAAAATCATTTTGTTTGGTTATGGCCCTTCGTTTATTGCCGGTCAGTATTTTGAATATAAACTTAGAAACCTATTAGAAATCCCTATATGCGCCGTTGCTCACGAAACATCAATAAATGACTTATTGAGCAAAAACAATCTGGTCATTATTTTTTCTGTTACCGGACAATTCAAATCTTTTAAAGAGCTATACGAAAATGTCATTTTGAAAAACAGCAAAGTCGCTTTCATATTAGAGGAAGGACGTACCGAATTTTTAGAAACATACGATTACACTATTACTCTAAGTAATTATCTGCAAAATCCAGAATTACTACCTCATGAAAAGACAAGGACAACTTTTTTCGCTTTCATAGAAGCTGTAATTAAGCAGTTAGAAACACCGTCATTTGAAAAAAAATTACAGAAAAAAGTCAAGAAAGTAAAAGATGACTTTTAG
- a CDS encoding DUF1622 domain-containing protein, producing the protein MEEIKLYIEYVAKAIEIAGIITIIIGILFAMSKFIFTLQGTVPRSYIILRQELGKAILLGLEILVAGDIIGTVVTEPTMDRVLSLAVIVLIRTFLSLSLEVEIEGRFPWQKSRTKEK; encoded by the coding sequence ATGGAAGAAATAAAATTATACATCGAATATGTTGCAAAAGCAATAGAAATAGCCGGTATCATTACAATAATCATAGGGATACTATTTGCAATGTCTAAATTTATTTTCACATTGCAAGGAACAGTTCCTCGTTCTTATATAATATTGAGGCAAGAACTTGGTAAAGCTATTTTATTAGGATTAGAAATATTAGTTGCTGGTGATATTATTGGAACCGTAGTTACTGAACCAACAATGGATAGGGTACTTTCTTTAGCTGTAATTGTATTAATCAGAACATTTTTAAGTTTATCTCTTGAAGTAGAAATTGAAGGAAGATTTCCTTGGCAAAAAAGCAGAACTAAAGAGAAATAA
- a CDS encoding ATP cone domain-containing protein, giving the protein MKITKHSGHKVPFDKEKLKLSLEKSGASADLINDSLAEIEKRIYDGITTKEIYKLAFDFLKKASKGHAARYNIRLALQMLGPAGFFFEKFISRLYEADGFRTKTNLTLQGKCVSHEVDIAIIKNNMIAMVECKFHGSREASTDVKVPMYILSRFNDLKARQHIIFSNNESINSCIIVTNNRFTKDAQDFGNCSGISLLSWDYPQNNNLKDKIDKGALYPITCLTTLSMIEKEKLLILDQILVKDLLHDSQSLNKIGLSNTRIKNILKEASQLCKHI; this is encoded by the coding sequence ATGAAAATAACGAAGCACTCGGGTCACAAAGTACCTTTCGATAAAGAAAAACTAAAACTTTCTCTTGAAAAATCAGGAGCTAGTGCTGATCTTATAAATGATTCTCTGGCAGAAATAGAAAAACGTATATATGATGGTATAACTACAAAAGAAATATACAAGCTGGCTTTTGATTTTTTGAAAAAAGCATCAAAAGGGCATGCAGCACGTTACAACATTAGACTTGCTTTACAAATGCTTGGTCCGGCAGGATTTTTCTTTGAAAAGTTCATTTCGAGATTATATGAAGCTGATGGATTTAGAACAAAAACAAATCTAACGCTGCAGGGAAAGTGTGTATCGCATGAAGTAGACATAGCAATCATAAAGAACAATATGATAGCTATGGTCGAATGTAAATTTCATGGCAGCAGAGAAGCTTCGACAGATGTAAAAGTCCCAATGTATATCCTTTCTCGTTTTAATGACCTTAAAGCAAGGCAGCACATCATTTTTTCTAATAACGAAAGTATTAATTCCTGCATTATTGTAACCAACAATCGTTTTACAAAAGATGCGCAGGATTTTGGCAATTGCAGCGGAATCTCTCTTTTAAGCTGGGATTATCCGCAGAATAACAACCTCAAAGACAAAATAGACAAAGGTGCCCTTTACCCTATTACCTGCCTTACAACGCTATCAATGATTGAAAAGGAAAAACTGCTTATTCTGGACCAGATACTTGTCAAAGATCTTCTTCATGATTCGCAAAGCCTTAATAAAATTGGACTTAGCAATACCCGCATTAAAAATATATTGAAAGAAGCTTCACAACTTTGTAAACATATTTAA
- a CDS encoding MBL fold metallo-hydrolase, protein MKIKFIGGAGTVTGSKTLIETNGYRILVDCGLFQGLKSLRELNWDPLPILPSTIDCVLLTHGHLDHCGWLPRLVSQGFTGKIYCTGPTKSIAKLVLLDSAKIQEEEANRASQESYSKHTDPEPLYTVQQAEAVTPFFKIIQPNTPIIITDDITAVFENAGHIIGACSITVTLENKTLVFSGDVGRDDDVLMFPPTKPVMADYIFLESTYGNHLHPDLDVKKELETLINSTIKEKGTVIIPGFAVERAQSIMYLLWQLKTEGRIPNIPYILDTPMGASALHVFLENMQWHKLSINDCHEMYKMFDIVSDFEETTRIISNPQPKVVIAASGMVTGGRVLSYFEHYIGIEKTTVIFVGYQAEGTRGRKLLEGADEIKIYGNYYNVRAKIHQIEGLSAHGDQQDLLNWLSALKNTPKCVFLVHGENLPADELRIKIQKQYGFKCNVPLMGNEIEI, encoded by the coding sequence ATGAAAATAAAATTTATAGGAGGTGCAGGAACTGTAACGGGTTCGAAAACCCTCATAGAAACTAACGGATACAGAATACTGGTTGATTGCGGTCTTTTTCAAGGTCTTAAATCACTTAGAGAACTCAATTGGGATCCTTTACCTATTTTACCCTCTACAATAGATTGCGTCCTTCTTACTCACGGTCACTTAGATCATTGCGGCTGGCTGCCCCGTCTGGTTTCTCAGGGTTTTACAGGCAAAATATATTGCACCGGTCCAACCAAATCTATAGCAAAATTAGTTCTTTTAGATAGTGCCAAAATTCAAGAAGAAGAAGCCAATAGAGCCAGCCAGGAGTCTTATTCTAAACATACAGACCCGGAACCATTGTACACCGTACAGCAAGCTGAGGCTGTTACTCCTTTTTTTAAAATCATACAACCCAATACACCAATAATTATCACAGATGACATCACTGCTGTTTTTGAAAATGCAGGACATATCATTGGTGCCTGTAGTATTACAGTAACTCTCGAAAACAAAACCTTAGTTTTCTCCGGCGATGTAGGGCGTGATGACGATGTTTTGATGTTTCCGCCAACAAAACCTGTGATGGCTGATTATATCTTTCTGGAAAGTACTTACGGAAACCATCTTCATCCTGACTTAGACGTAAAAAAAGAATTGGAAACACTTATCAATTCTACTATAAAAGAGAAAGGAACAGTAATTATTCCCGGCTTTGCCGTAGAGAGAGCACAATCGATAATGTATTTGTTATGGCAGCTCAAAACAGAAGGCAGAATTCCAAATATTCCTTACATACTGGATACTCCAATGGGAGCCAGTGCATTACATGTATTTTTAGAAAATATGCAATGGCATAAACTTTCCATTAATGATTGTCATGAAATGTATAAAATGTTCGACATTGTCTCTGATTTTGAAGAAACAACGCGTATTATCTCAAATCCCCAGCCCAAAGTGGTCATTGCCGCAAGTGGCATGGTGACTGGCGGACGGGTATTATCGTATTTTGAACATTATATAGGTATTGAAAAGACTACAGTTATTTTTGTTGGCTATCAGGCAGAAGGCACGCGCGGAAGAAAACTTCTGGAAGGAGCTGACGAAATTAAAATATATGGAAACTACTATAATGTAAGGGCCAAAATACATCAAATTGAAGGTCTCTCTGCTCATGGAGATCAACAAGATCTCTTAAACTGGCTTTCCGCTCTTAAAAATACACCTAAATGCGTTTTTTTAGTTCATGGCGAAAATCTCCCTGCCGATGAGTTACGCATTAAAATTCAGAAGCAATATGGTTTTAAATGCAATGTTCCATTAATGGGAAATGAAATAGAAATTTAG
- a CDS encoding NAD(P)/FAD-dependent oxidoreductase, with product MKKVENQETSWTLCPECLGRGKKSQRLSKKVRLLYQNALEQFENAKGEGTPPVRPKSHLNSCLNCSGSGIMPSSCPPVSDKENYPHVAIIGGGIGGVALAVACLHRGIPFTLYERDNNFNTRSQGYGLTLQQASKAIEGLGIFSLEDGVISTRHLVHTTEGKVIGEWGIRKWIQSDAKTASKRTNIHIARQSLRSALLKQLGEHEAIQWGHQLIDIKEGGDDGINLTFLVNGEIKTSKADLVVGADGIRSSVRRLLIGDNITPLRYLDCIVILGICPLDALKDLDSSLLDSATVFQTANGNERIYIMPYTSDSVMWQLSFPMPEDEAKALSAQGPQALKKEACQRTQWHDPIPQILAATLETQISGYPVYDRELLTSELLDKNGQVTLIGDAAHPMSPFKGQGANQALLDALSLARGISRGCRPLSQWRKAGIRESVLTEFESEMLKRSATKVKDSAEAAQFLHSDIVLHEGDEPRGRCLKKKSS from the coding sequence ATGAAAAAAGTAGAAAATCAAGAAACAAGCTGGACTCTTTGTCCCGAATGTCTGGGACGCGGCAAAAAAAGTCAAAGACTCAGCAAGAAAGTAAGGCTACTCTACCAAAATGCGTTAGAACAATTTGAAAATGCTAAAGGCGAAGGTACACCTCCTGTTCGTCCCAAGAGCCACCTAAACTCCTGTCTTAATTGTTCCGGATCTGGTATAATGCCTTCTTCCTGCCCTCCTGTATCAGATAAAGAAAACTATCCACACGTTGCTATCATTGGCGGCGGTATTGGTGGTGTGGCTCTGGCTGTGGCTTGTTTGCATCGCGGGATTCCTTTTACTCTTTATGAGCGCGATAACAACTTCAATACCCGATCTCAGGGTTATGGACTTACTTTACAACAGGCCAGTAAAGCAATCGAAGGTTTGGGCATTTTTTCGTTAGAAGATGGAGTAATTTCAACAAGACATTTGGTTCATACTACAGAAGGAAAAGTGATTGGAGAATGGGGAATTAGAAAGTGGATTCAATCAGATGCAAAAACAGCTTCGAAACGTACAAATATACATATTGCACGACAATCATTGCGCTCAGCCTTGCTTAAACAACTTGGCGAACATGAAGCAATACAATGGGGACATCAATTAATAGATATTAAAGAAGGCGGAGATGACGGTATTAATCTCACCTTTCTGGTTAACGGTGAAATTAAAACTTCTAAGGCTGATCTCGTTGTTGGAGCCGATGGTATTCGCAGTTCAGTACGCAGATTACTGATTGGTGACAATATTACTCCTTTACGTTATCTGGATTGTATTGTAATCTTAGGTATTTGCCCTTTAGATGCTCTTAAAGATCTTGATAGTTCTTTATTAGACTCAGCCACTGTGTTTCAAACCGCCAATGGCAATGAGCGAATCTATATAATGCCTTATACATCCGACTCAGTAATGTGGCAACTTAGTTTTCCGATGCCGGAAGACGAAGCTAAAGCATTAAGCGCACAAGGACCTCAGGCGCTCAAGAAAGAAGCGTGCCAAAGAACGCAATGGCACGATCCAATTCCTCAAATTTTAGCAGCAACCCTTGAGACTCAAATTTCCGGTTATCCGGTCTATGACAGAGAATTACTCACCTCAGAATTATTAGATAAAAACGGTCAGGTAACTTTAATTGGAGATGCGGCTCATCCTATGAGTCCATTTAAAGGACAAGGTGCAAATCAAGCGTTACTAGACGCACTCTCTCTGGCTCGCGGAATATCAAGAGGCTGCAGGCCTTTGTCTCAATGGAGAAAAGCCGGAATAAGAGAAAGTGTTTTAACCGAGTTTGAATCAGAAATGCTGAAACGCAGTGCTACTAAAGTAAAAGATTCAGCAGAAGCTGCACAGTTTTTACATTCTGACATTGTACTTCACGAAGGTGACGAACCCAGAGGAAGATGTTTAAAGAAAAAAAGTTCCTGA
- the fdhD gene encoding formate dehydrogenase accessory sulfurtransferase FdhD codes for MEMNNLELVSVKEVLIKKVTGFKSSTVPDILSVEEPLEIRILYGPENQRIQKNISVTMRTPGNDPELAVGFLFTEGIISSYEVVKEVRHLQTECTMQKKNCIQVELKEDFVPHLMQSDRNFYTTSSCGVCGKGSIESIKTVSSFSTLKKQRLYLSLDVLYQLPQKLRMAQSDFAATGGIHASGLFSAEGDLIFLQEDVGRHNALDKLIGSALASNLLPLNKHILLLSGRASFELIQKAAMAGISIIAAIGAPSSLAVELAIEFNMTLLGFLKEDRFNIYNSCDAVVIQTSHED; via the coding sequence ATGGAAATGAATAATCTGGAATTAGTTTCCGTTAAGGAAGTTCTAATTAAAAAAGTCACTGGTTTTAAAAGTTCGACAGTACCGGATATTCTTTCTGTTGAAGAACCTTTGGAAATAAGAATTCTATACGGACCAGAAAATCAAAGGATACAAAAGAATATTTCTGTAACGATGCGAACTCCTGGTAATGATCCGGAACTTGCAGTAGGTTTTTTATTTACCGAAGGAATTATTTCATCTTATGAAGTTGTAAAAGAGGTCAGACATTTACAAACAGAATGTACAATGCAAAAGAAAAATTGCATACAAGTCGAACTTAAAGAAGACTTTGTTCCTCATTTAATGCAATCAGACCGAAATTTTTATACAACTTCCAGTTGCGGAGTTTGTGGAAAAGGTTCTATTGAATCTATAAAAACCGTTAGCTCATTTAGTACTTTAAAAAAACAAAGGTTATATCTTTCTTTGGATGTATTATATCAATTACCTCAAAAATTAAGAATGGCTCAAAGCGATTTTGCTGCTACAGGAGGTATCCATGCTTCCGGTCTTTTTTCTGCCGAAGGAGATCTTATCTTTTTACAGGAAGATGTAGGAAGACATAACGCTTTAGACAAGCTAATTGGCTCAGCATTAGCCTCTAATCTACTTCCGCTAAACAAACATATTTTGCTTCTAAGCGGAAGAGCCAGTTTTGAGTTAATTCAAAAAGCTGCTATGGCGGGTATATCAATTATTGCAGCAATTGGTGCTCCATCAAGCCTTGCGGTAGAATTAGCAATAGAATTTAACATGACACTTTTGGGATTTCTGAAAGAAGATCGATTCAATATCTATAATTCTTGTGATGCCGTAGTCATACAGACTTCTCATGAAGATTAA
- a CDS encoding FdhF/YdeP family oxidoreductase, with product MKEDQHDKNSDDKNKKIPGAENPYKLFDLKLTKVEDWAAGVPAVLAAFSDLIEEKTIVRGTKALFKMNQVGGFDCPSCAWPDPDDERSPLGEYCENGAKALAEEATTKKVTAEFFKENSVYDLAKLDDYQIGKMGRLTDPMYLPKNGTHYQPISWDNAFKKIAEHLNALESPDQAAFYTSGRTSNEASFLYQLFAKEYGTNNMPDCSNMCHETSGSALRPTIGIGKGTVTLDDFYDTDVIMIIGQNPGTNAPRMMSALSRGKKNGAKIIAINPLPEAGLMGFRNPQEINGVLGSGVKLADLFLPVKINGDMALLKALEIILIEFEKKNPGKVFDYDFIKEKTTGYDAFLKQFDDYKLDDLAQLSGVSKESLYEAAEILAFKKRIIVCWGMGLTQQPNGVEMIREILNILLLKGSIGKPGAGVCPVRGHSNVQGNRTMMIDEKPTNEQLDRLQAFYGFNPPRKHGYDVVRAIKAMQEEKVKLLFCMGGNFLSATPDTTYTANAVRKLNLTVCVSTKLNRTHLIHGQEALILPTLSRSDIDIVNGEIQFITTENSMGVVQSSKGMLKPVSDNLINETQIVCKMAMATLGNKSVINWQRYHDSYDAIRDDIEKCIPGFENYNIKVQQKGGFYLPNAARDGQFITKEFGDRAPFTLTAIPDNELAPDEYMMATTRTHDQFNTTIYGLDDRYRGIKNERRVIFMNQKDIEQAGFKAGDKVDLFNYNDNIERIAPLFIIVSYQIPEKNTVTYFPETNVLVSVNNVVKDSNMPASKYVKIKIKKHDPKIYERINQL from the coding sequence ATGAAAGAGGATCAACACGACAAAAATAGCGACGATAAAAATAAAAAAATACCAGGCGCTGAAAATCCGTACAAACTTTTTGACCTGAAATTAACAAAAGTCGAAGATTGGGCCGCAGGTGTTCCTGCCGTTTTAGCAGCTTTTAGTGATCTTATCGAAGAAAAAACTATCGTTAGAGGGACAAAAGCATTATTTAAGATGAATCAGGTTGGTGGTTTTGACTGTCCGAGTTGTGCATGGCCTGATCCCGATGACGAGCGATCTCCTTTGGGCGAATATTGTGAAAACGGAGCCAAAGCACTGGCTGAAGAAGCTACCACCAAAAAAGTTACAGCTGAGTTTTTTAAAGAAAACTCCGTTTATGATCTTGCCAAATTAGACGATTATCAAATTGGCAAAATGGGAAGGCTAACTGATCCTATGTATTTACCTAAAAATGGTACACATTATCAACCTATAAGCTGGGATAATGCATTCAAAAAAATAGCCGAGCATCTTAATGCACTAGAATCTCCGGATCAGGCTGCTTTTTATACCTCCGGAAGAACAAGTAATGAAGCATCTTTTCTTTATCAGCTCTTTGCAAAAGAATATGGCACCAATAATATGCCGGATTGCTCAAATATGTGCCACGAAACCTCCGGATCTGCTTTAAGACCTACAATTGGAATTGGGAAAGGTACAGTAACACTGGATGATTTTTATGATACGGATGTTATTATGATCATTGGGCAAAATCCGGGAACCAATGCGCCCAGAATGATGAGCGCATTATCAAGAGGTAAAAAGAACGGAGCAAAAATTATTGCCATCAATCCTTTACCTGAAGCGGGTTTAATGGGATTTAGAAATCCGCAGGAAATTAACGGAGTTCTTGGAAGTGGCGTTAAACTTGCAGATCTATTCCTGCCTGTAAAAATAAATGGAGATATGGCTTTGTTAAAAGCTCTCGAAATTATCTTAATTGAATTTGAAAAGAAAAACCCCGGAAAAGTCTTTGATTATGACTTCATCAAGGAAAAAACTACAGGATATGACGCTTTTCTTAAACAATTTGATGATTACAAACTTGATGATCTTGCCCAGCTTTCAGGAGTTTCGAAAGAATCGCTTTATGAAGCTGCTGAAATTTTAGCATTCAAAAAACGAATTATTGTTTGTTGGGGAATGGGACTTACACAGCAACCCAACGGCGTCGAAATGATAAGAGAAATTCTTAACATTTTATTACTCAAAGGAAGCATTGGCAAACCTGGCGCAGGCGTTTGTCCTGTTCGTGGCCATAGTAATGTTCAGGGAAACAGAACCATGATGATTGATGAAAAACCTACTAATGAACAACTCGATCGTTTGCAGGCTTTTTATGGTTTCAATCCTCCACGCAAACACGGATATGATGTTGTTCGCGCCATTAAAGCAATGCAGGAAGAAAAAGTGAAATTACTATTTTGTATGGGTGGTAATTTTTTATCTGCAACACCGGATACAACCTATACGGCCAATGCTGTAAGAAAACTTAATTTAACTGTTTGTGTATCTACTAAACTAAATCGTACTCACTTGATTCACGGACAGGAAGCACTAATATTACCAACATTATCACGAAGCGATATTGATATAGTTAATGGTGAAATTCAGTTTATAACTACCGAAAACTCGATGGGTGTAGTACAATCTTCAAAAGGAATGCTGAAACCGGTATCTGATAACCTTATTAATGAAACGCAAATTGTCTGCAAAATGGCAATGGCTACGTTAGGAAATAAATCAGTAATTAACTGGCAGCGTTACCATGACAGTTATGATGCCATAAGGGATGATATTGAAAAATGTATTCCGGGATTTGAAAATTATAACATAAAGGTCCAACAAAAAGGAGGTTTTTATTTGCCTAATGCAGCACGAGACGGACAATTTATTACAAAAGAGTTTGGAGATCGTGCACCATTTACATTAACTGCGATACCGGATAATGAACTTGCTCCAGACGAGTATATGATGGCTACAACCCGAACACATGACCAGTTTAATACTACAATCTATGGTCTTGATGATCGCTATCGTGGCATAAAAAACGAACGCAGGGTAATATTTATGAATCAAAAAGATATTGAGCAAGCAGGTTTTAAAGCTGGTGACAAGGTCGATTTGTTTAATTATAATGACAATATCGAACGAATTGCGCCTTTATTTATCATTGTTTCCTATCAAATACCGGAGAAAAATACAGTTACTTATTTTCCTGAAACAAACGTTCTTGTTTCTGTTAACAACGTTGTTAAAGACAGTAATATGCCGGCATCAAAATATGTGAAGATTAAAATTAAAAAACATGACCCAAAAATTTACGAGAGAATAAATCAATTATAA
- a CDS encoding Dyp-type peroxidase, with product MSQSQNVTDYPNNNTIFMVWKFKNEANVKSAFEKVCALVSNLNNSYTIRIPDGRTSCVMGIGHDAWIKLGLPTPLPKELVNFESIVGAKHTAKSTAGDLHFHLRAQNAAICFDMAMAISKVLESVAECLEEVHGFRYWDGRSIIGFVDGTENPIGVERQFFGVIGDEDPDYKGGSYLFVQKYFHNMKNWDNLSTEDQERVIGRSKMNDIEMADDVKPANSHSALTAITDENGNDLKIVRDNMPFGNPSKGEVGTYFIAYASKFSTTKKMLENMFIGNPPGNYDRILDFSTAQTGILFFVPTLDLLDKYSADSDL from the coding sequence ATGAGTCAATCGCAAAATGTCACTGATTACCCAAATAATAATACCATTTTCATGGTTTGGAAGTTTAAAAATGAGGCTAATGTAAAGTCTGCATTTGAGAAAGTTTGTGCATTAGTAAGCAATTTAAATAATTCTTATACGATAAGAATACCTGACGGACGAACCAGCTGCGTAATGGGTATTGGACATGATGCATGGATAAAACTTGGTTTACCAACGCCTTTACCTAAGGAATTAGTGAATTTTGAATCTATTGTGGGGGCAAAACACACTGCGAAATCTACTGCTGGTGATCTTCATTTTCATTTAAGAGCTCAAAATGCAGCGATTTGTTTTGATATGGCAATGGCTATTTCAAAGGTTTTAGAATCAGTAGCCGAATGTCTTGAAGAAGTTCACGGTTTCAGGTATTGGGACGGTCGTTCTATCATTGGTTTTGTTGATGGTACCGAAAATCCGATAGGAGTGGAGCGACAGTTTTTTGGAGTAATAGGAGATGAGGATCCTGATTATAAAGGAGGAAGTTATTTATTTGTTCAGAAGTATTTTCACAATATGAAAAATTGGGACAATTTATCTACTGAAGATCAGGAAAGAGTAATTGGAAGATCTAAAATGAATGATATTGAAATGGCAGACGATGTGAAACCTGCAAACTCTCACAGTGCTCTTACTGCTATTACGGATGAAAATGGCAATGACCTTAAAATTGTAAGAGATAATATGCCTTTTGGAAATCCTTCAAAAGGAGAAGTTGGGACATACTTTATTGCTTATGCCAGTAAATTTAGCACCACAAAAAAGATGCTGGAAAACATGTTTATAGGAAATCCGCCAGGTAATTATGATCGAATTTTGGATTTTAGTACAGCACAAACCGGAATATTGTTTTTTGTACCAACATTAGATTTATTAGACAAGTATTCAGCAGATTCTGATTTGTAA
- a CDS encoding beta-ketoacyl-ACP synthase III, whose protein sequence is MNTINASIIAIGGYVPETVLSNADLEKMVDTSDEWITSRTGIKERRILDDPSLATSDMASFAVKDLIENYNINPLDIDCLILATSTPDRILTPAASLVCEKAGLKNAWGFDLNSACSGFLYALSVGASFIESGRYKNVVVIGADKMSSIVNYEDRNSCILFGDGAGAVLLQPNTEGRGIQQNIFRTDGTGAEYLTVRAGGSLLSTSEETIHNKQHFVQQEGRTVFKQAVKNMSTTSKELMEKASLTPEMIDWVIPHQANLRIIQAVSDDIGIGIDKFKVNIQRYGNTTAATIPLCLWDFKNDFKKGDNIIVTAFGAGFSWGSMYIKW, encoded by the coding sequence ATGAATACAATTAACGCTTCCATTATTGCTATTGGAGGATATGTACCAGAAACAGTTTTAAGCAATGCTGATTTAGAAAAAATGGTAGATACCTCAGATGAGTGGATTACTTCACGCACAGGTATAAAAGAAAGAAGAATACTTGACGATCCATCATTGGCAACTTCAGATATGGCTTCTTTTGCAGTTAAAGATTTAATAGAAAATTATAATATCAATCCGCTTGATATTGATTGTCTTATTTTGGCAACCTCTACTCCGGATCGTATTTTAACTCCTGCAGCCAGCTTAGTATGCGAAAAAGCGGGCTTGAAAAACGCTTGGGGATTTGACCTTAATTCTGCATGTAGCGGTTTCTTATACGCTCTTTCAGTTGGTGCAAGTTTTATCGAAAGCGGCAGATACAAAAATGTTGTAGTTATTGGTGCTGACAAAATGAGTTCTATCGTGAATTATGAAGACAGAAACAGCTGCATTTTATTTGGTGACGGTGCCGGTGCTGTACTTTTGCAGCCAAATACTGAAGGACGAGGCATACAGCAAAACATTTTTAGAACTGACGGAACCGGAGCAGAATATCTTACCGTACGTGCCGGTGGCTCTTTGCTTTCAACATCAGAAGAAACGATTCATAATAAACAACATTTTGTGCAACAAGAAGGAAGAACAGTCTTTAAACAAGCTGTCAAAAATATGAGCACAACTTCTAAGGAATTAATGGAAAAAGCTTCCTTAACTCCAGAAATGATTGACTGGGTAATACCGCATCAGGCAAACCTGAGAATCATTCAGGCGGTAAGTGATGATATTGGAATTGGCATCGATAAGTTTAAAGTAAACATTCAAAGATATGGAAATACTACAGCAGCAACGATTCCTTTATGTTTGTGGGATTTTAAAAATGATTTCAAAAAGGGAGATAATATTATTGTAACTGCTTTTGGCGCAGGATTCTCTTGGGGAAGTATGTACATAAAATGGTAA